A stretch of Halomonas elongata DSM 2581 DNA encodes these proteins:
- the zwf gene encoding glucose-6-phosphate dehydrogenase translates to MSQDTRSRSARSSDAAGTEVDFVLFGALGDLSQRKLYPALYHLERENLLATSTRLLGVARQDESLDGFKSRVESALKQYVPGEELDRASLKRFLTRLDYRCLDATQPEGYAEIREWRQGAGERPMVIYLAVGASLYGDICRYLQDSGSLDERSRVVVEKPIGYDLESSAEINDAIGAVFPESRIYRIDHYLGKETVQNLIALRFANPLFGTQWNQSHISHVEITVAEKVGIEGRWGYFDQAGQLRDMVQNHLLQLICLIAMDPPANLDADAIRDEKVKVLKALKPFTDDMLGRDVVRGQYIAGTSDGVNVPGYLEEPDANTESHTETFVAMKAEVSNWRWAGVPFYLRTGKRMPEKLSQIVIHFRQQPHYIFDPDQRALAANKLVIRLQPDEGIALQVLTKDSGLDKGMRLRPGPLHLDFNSAFSKTRIPDAYERLLLEVMKGQQYLFVRRDEVEHAWKWCDSLINAWRERDELPRRYPAGSWGPVASIAMITQDGRSWYEDY, encoded by the coding sequence TATCATCTCGAGCGGGAGAACCTGCTGGCCACGAGCACCCGGCTGCTTGGCGTGGCGCGCCAGGATGAGAGCCTCGATGGCTTCAAGTCCCGCGTGGAGTCGGCGCTCAAGCAGTACGTTCCCGGCGAGGAACTGGATCGTGCCTCGCTCAAGCGCTTCCTGACCCGGCTCGATTACCGCTGCCTGGACGCCACCCAGCCCGAAGGTTATGCAGAGATCCGCGAATGGCGTCAGGGTGCCGGCGAACGCCCCATGGTCATCTACCTGGCGGTGGGTGCCAGCCTGTATGGCGATATCTGCCGTTATCTCCAGGACAGTGGCAGTCTCGACGAGCGCAGTCGCGTGGTGGTCGAGAAGCCGATCGGCTATGACCTGGAGTCTTCCGCCGAGATCAATGACGCCATCGGCGCGGTCTTCCCCGAGTCCCGCATCTATCGCATCGATCATTACCTGGGCAAGGAAACCGTCCAGAACCTGATCGCGCTGCGTTTCGCCAATCCGCTGTTCGGCACCCAGTGGAACCAGAGCCACATTTCCCATGTGGAGATCACCGTGGCCGAGAAGGTTGGCATCGAGGGTCGCTGGGGCTACTTCGACCAGGCCGGCCAACTGCGCGACATGGTGCAGAACCATCTGCTGCAGCTGATCTGCCTCATCGCCATGGATCCGCCCGCTAACCTCGATGCCGATGCCATTCGCGACGAGAAGGTCAAGGTGCTCAAGGCGCTCAAGCCGTTCACCGACGACATGCTGGGGCGCGACGTGGTGCGCGGCCAATACATCGCCGGCACCAGCGATGGCGTCAATGTGCCGGGCTATCTCGAAGAGCCCGATGCCAATACCGAGAGCCATACCGAGACCTTCGTGGCGATGAAGGCCGAAGTGTCCAACTGGCGCTGGGCGGGCGTGCCCTTTTACCTGCGCACCGGCAAGCGCATGCCCGAGAAGCTCTCGCAGATCGTCATTCACTTCCGCCAGCAGCCGCACTATATCTTCGACCCCGACCAGCGCGCCCTGGCCGCCAACAAGCTGGTGATCCGCCTGCAGCCGGACGAAGGAATCGCCCTTCAGGTGCTGACCAAGGATAGCGGCCTGGACAAGGGCATGCGGCTGCGCCCCGGCCCGCTTCACCTGGATTTCAACAGCGCCTTTTCCAAGACGCGGATTCCCGATGCCTACGAGCGTCTGTTGCTGGAAGTAATGAAGGGACAGCAGTATCTGTTCGTGCGCCGCGACGAGGTCGAGCATGCCTGGAAGTGGTGCGACAGCCTGATCAACGCCTGGCGGGAGCGCGATGAATTGCCCCGTCGCTATCCGGCCGGTTCCTGGGGGCCCGTGGCCTCGATCGCCATGATCACCCAGGATGGCCGTAGCTGGTATGAGGATTACTGA